The proteins below are encoded in one region of Acanthochromis polyacanthus isolate Apoly-LR-REF ecotype Palm Island chromosome 4, KAUST_Apoly_ChrSc, whole genome shotgun sequence:
- the mcoln3b gene encoding mucolipin-3, with protein sequence MEDSSDLYDSYETEAPAWTDHEPQHVEDLDNVECLRRKIKYYFMNPCEKYHARGRKPWKLILQLVKIAIITIQLVSFGLSNQMVVAFKEENLMTFKHLFLKDYVDGGMDTYAVYRQTDVYDHIEYILKQYGHLHNITVGNHEYEKNGGIYTPLSVCQDFYRNGTIYSGNDTFEIDAHVDTECFNVYPMYDPTLREVLPGFELHFKRMLSVRLTFVLKAINLQTVRHRELPDCYDFTVIITFDNQAHSGRIKIDLENDVDINECRDWKVSGASAKSAILTLLFDCLIIITCIVSSTLCTRSVINGTRLQFEYTQYCMKYCNKEVPWSDKLEFVNGWYILIVVSDTMTIIGSILKIDIQTKVLTSYDVCSIFLGTGTMLVWIGVIRYMGFFRKYNILILTLRAAFPNVIRFICCAGIIYLSYCLCGWIVLGPYHEKFRTLNTVSECLFSLINGDDMYPTFKNMKQKSNLVWIFSRVYLYTFVSLFIYMILSLFITIITDTYDTIKQQQQSGTPTSELQKFLSVCRDLPNSGVYRLDENDDCFLKCWTNRCKEHQERLTSEA encoded by the exons ATGGAAGATTCCAGTGACTTGTATGACTCCTATGAGACAGAAGCTCCAGCATGGACAGACCACGAGCCCCAGCATGTGGAGGATCTGGACAACGTGGAGTGCCTCAGGAGGAAGATCAAATACTACTTCATGAACCCCTGTGAGAAATACCATGCTCGTggaagaaaaccatggaaactCATACTGCAGCTTGTCAAAATTGCCATCATTACTATCCAG TTGGTGTCTTTTGGACTGAGCAACCAGATGGTTGTCGCATTCAAGGAGGAAAATCTGATGACATTCAAGCACCTCTTCTTGAAAGATTATGTTGATGGAGGCATGGATACATATGCTGTTTACCGACAGACAGATGTTTACGATCACATCGAATACATTCTGAAACAG TATGGACATCTGCACAACATCACCGTAGGCAACCATGAATATGAGAAAAATGGTGGCATCTACACTCCACTGTCAGTATGTCAGGACTTCTACAGGAATGGCACCATCTACTCTGGAAATGACACCTTCGAAATTGATGCCCATGTGGACACTG AATGCTTCAACGTGTATCCGATGTATGACCCAACATTGCGTGAAGTGCTTCCAGGTTTTGAACTGCATTTCAAACG GATGCTCTCTGTCAGGCTCACATTTGTTCTCAAGGCCATAAACCTGCAGACAGTGAGACATCGAGAGCTGCCGGACTGCTATGACTTCACTGTTATC ATAACTTTCGACAACCAGGCTCACAGTGGGAGGATAAAGATCGACCTGGAAAATGATGTGGACATCAATGAATGCCGAGACTGGAAAGTATCTGGAGCAT CTGCTAAAAGCGCAATCCTGACTTTGCTGTTTGACTGCCTCATCATTATAACATGCATCGTCTCTTCCACCCTCTGCACCCGTTCAGTGATCAATGGGACTCGACTCCAGTTT GAATACACCCAGTACTGCATGAAATACTGCAATAAAGAGGTGCCATGGTCGGACAAGTTGGAGTTTGTGAACGGTTGGTATATCCTGATCGTTGTCAGTGACACAATGACCATCATCGGCTCCATTCTCAAGATTGACATCCAGACTAAG gtCCTCACGAGCTACGATGTGTGCAGCATCTTCCTTGGCACCGGCACCATGCTTGTCTGGATTGGGGTCATCCGCTACATGGGCTTCTTCAGAAAATATAAT ATTCTAATCCTGACACTGAGGGCAGCTTTCCCAAATGTTATTCGTTTCATCTGCTGCGCTGGAATCATCTACCTGAGTTACTGCCTTTGTGGCTGGATCGTCCTTGGTCCGTATCACGAAAAG TTCCGGACCTTGAACACAGTGTCAGAGTGTCTGTTCTCACTGATCAACGGAGATGACATGTACCCCACCTTCAAGAACATGAAGcagaagagcaacctggtgtGGATCTTCAGCAGGGTCTACCTCTACacctttgtgtcactttttatcTACATGATCCTCAGCCTCTTCATCACAATCATCACTGACACATACGATACCATCAAG caacagcagcaaagtgGAACCCCGACATCAGAGCTGCAAAAATTCCTGTCAGTGTGTAGAGATCTGCCGAATTCTGGTGTGTACAGACTTGACGAGAACGACGATTGCTTCCTGAAGTGCTGGACAAACCG atGCAAGGAGCATCAAGAGAGGCTGACTTCAGAGGCATAG